The proteins below are encoded in one region of Campylobacter showae:
- a CDS encoding alpha/beta hydrolase: MIGVASAKPTQYIEPIDESVYRLFDVKYSILESADGEIYKIFQAVPKNRNVYPKAIFMLDANAQFSVLLNLFKDFTSNDNVPLIIGVGYDTPLAYDTARRTKDLTPLAQGGEYEQGGNADKFYKFIKERLMPFADKEYDIKNSEKIFYGHSFGGLFLVYSLLQNDGIFDEFFIASPSLWWGDSKILKDALDGDGKLKLKLKASFIRLSVGELEKRAGKTDKENILKAADLAEILKKSGVKYEFKIYEGQGHGDVIPLVLKDIVNHVSE, translated from the coding sequence ATGATTGGTGTAGCCAGCGCAAAGCCTACTCAGTACATAGAGCCGATAGATGAAAGCGTTTATCGGCTTTTTGATGTCAAATACTCCATACTAGAAAGTGCAGACGGAGAAATATATAAAATTTTTCAAGCCGTGCCGAAAAACCGCAACGTTTATCCAAAAGCGATTTTTATGCTCGATGCAAATGCGCAATTTTCCGTGTTGCTTAATTTATTTAAAGATTTTACTTCAAACGACAATGTACCGCTTATCATAGGCGTCGGATACGATACGCCGCTAGCTTACGATACCGCAAGGCGAACAAAGGACTTAACGCCGTTAGCCCAAGGCGGTGAATACGAGCAAGGCGGCAATGCGGACAAATTTTATAAATTTATAAAAGAGCGGTTAATGCCGTTTGCAGACAAAGAATACGATATAAAAAATAGCGAGAAAATATTTTACGGCCACTCCTTTGGCGGACTATTTTTAGTTTATTCGCTTCTACAAAACGACGGTATATTTGATGAGTTTTTTATAGCCTCTCCGTCTCTTTGGTGGGGAGATTCTAAAATTCTAAAAGACGCCTTAGATGGCGACGGCAAACTAAAACTTAAATTAAAGGCGAGTTTTATAAGACTTAGCGTAGGAGAATTAGAAAAAAGAGCGGGCAAAACGGACAAAGAAAATATACTAAAGGCGGCCGATTTAGCTGAAATTCTAAAAAAGTCGGGCGTCAAATACGAATTTAAAATCTACGAAGGGCAAGGACACGGCGACGTAATACCGCTAGTGCTAAAAGATATCGTAAATCATGTAAGCGAATAA
- a CDS encoding ABC transporter ATP-binding protein — MKPKSIFELFKTFLQIAANSKKEYLKSFISGAMALFLQGFFYVWFYFLFLNLLEDDAENSLVCLAVLGAFGVVFCVLKFMSTHYDRSEPFIDALYDLRSNLARKLTAVPLQSVYRYKTGELNAVFSSGVDDAVKLINVLPLIFLEPIIIGAIALCASLFFSPQLALLMFLGAICAAFLYKLKRKISAIQSKELAAANARLESQILEYAQGLGVLRAINQTGDNALNLKNATDEVRNLQLKCSADIPGLVLGSLTAILICLSLFLGVYLYLLEEISLAVLAASLVILSRLAEPFSVFLSAAWVFDLIDNSFAKVKEILRLEELKFDEPLSKPGAFDVKFENVNFAYENTDKPALKNINFHLPSGSLTALVGASGSGKTTITRLIMRYADANAGDIKIGDVNIKNMSQKELLKLISVVFQDVYIFEDSVINNIKMSANASLDEVRAAAKAANCEEFIERLPHGYDTVLKSGRLSGGEAQRISIARAILKDAPIIILDEPTAALDTSSEAAVQKAISKLVKNKTVIVAAHRLSTIASADQILVFDGAEIIQRGTHEQLIAADGKYRQMWQASQNVKSWRINP, encoded by the coding sequence ATGAAGCCTAAAAGTATCTTTGAGCTTTTTAAAACGTTTTTGCAAATCGCCGCAAATAGCAAAAAAGAGTATCTAAAAAGCTTTATTAGCGGCGCTATGGCGCTATTTTTACAGGGATTTTTCTACGTCTGGTTTTATTTTTTATTTTTAAATTTGCTTGAAGACGACGCCGAAAATTCGCTCGTTTGCTTGGCGGTTTTGGGTGCGTTTGGCGTAGTTTTTTGCGTATTAAAATTTATGAGCACGCATTACGATAGGAGCGAGCCTTTTATCGACGCGCTTTACGATTTGCGCTCAAATTTAGCCCGCAAGCTCACGGCGGTACCGCTTCAAAGCGTATACAGGTATAAAACCGGCGAGCTAAATGCCGTATTTTCAAGCGGAGTGGACGATGCGGTAAAGCTCATAAACGTCTTGCCGCTTATATTTTTAGAGCCTATTATCATCGGAGCGATTGCACTTTGCGCGAGCTTGTTTTTTTCTCCGCAGCTTGCTTTGCTTATGTTTTTGGGCGCTATTTGCGCGGCGTTTCTTTACAAACTAAAAAGAAAAATCTCGGCCATACAGAGCAAAGAGCTAGCCGCGGCTAACGCTCGCTTAGAGTCCCAAATACTAGAATACGCCCAAGGCTTAGGAGTTTTGCGCGCTATTAATCAAACTGGAGATAACGCGTTAAATTTAAAAAACGCTACCGACGAAGTTAGAAATTTACAGCTCAAATGCTCTGCCGATATTCCCGGGCTTGTTCTAGGCTCGCTTACGGCGATTTTGATTTGTTTGAGTCTGTTTTTAGGCGTTTATTTGTATTTGCTAGAAGAAATTTCGCTCGCCGTTCTTGCCGCTTCGTTAGTTATCCTCTCGCGCCTAGCCGAGCCTTTTAGCGTTTTTCTTTCGGCTGCGTGGGTTTTTGACCTGATAGATAACAGCTTTGCGAAAGTAAAAGAAATTTTGCGGTTAGAGGAGCTTAAATTTGACGAGCCTTTGAGTAAACCTGGCGCCTTTGACGTAAAATTTGAAAACGTAAATTTTGCTTACGAGAATACAGACAAACCCGCGCTAAAAAATATAAATTTTCATTTGCCCTCCGGCAGTCTTACGGCTTTAGTCGGAGCTAGCGGTAGCGGCAAGACGACTATAACTAGGCTCATCATGCGCTACGCCGATGCAAATGCGGGCGATATAAAAATAGGCGACGTAAATATAAAAAATATGAGTCAAAAAGAGCTATTAAAACTCATAAGCGTCGTATTTCAAGACGTTTATATCTTTGAAGATAGCGTGATAAACAATATAAAAATGAGCGCAAACGCGAGCCTCGATGAGGTGCGCGCGGCGGCAAAAGCGGCTAACTGCGAGGAGTTCATAGAGCGTTTACCGCACGGCTACGATACTGTCTTAAAAAGCGGACGGCTTAGCGGCGGCGAAGCTCAGCGTATATCGATCGCTAGAGCGATACTAAAAGACGCGCCGATCATAATCCTAGACGAGCCTACGGCGGCTCTGGATACGTCCAGCGAGGCTGCGGTGCAAAAAGCTATCTCTAAGCTCGTAAAAAATAAAACCGTTATAGTCGCGGCACATAGACTCTCTACTATCGCTAGCGCGGATCAAATTTTAGTTTTTGACGGCGCGGAAATAATCCAGCGCGGAACCCACGAGCAGCTGATCGCCGCAGACGGAAAATACCGTCAAATGTGGCAAGCTAGCCAAAACGTCAAATCTTGGCGTATAAATCCATAA
- a CDS encoding ABC transporter ATP-binding protein, with protein sequence MRNDKPNLLKEVIAPVAKSVKAATFLGAASALFYASALTAFAFSLSNLQNSKINFTLLGAALALILCEFFARKAAFGISHKAAFDLERILHLNLSRHLAAVPYGEALNLGAGKIKKIMFDDVKNLHAFTADMTPMIGRSAASALACTVCVLILEPRLLPVVLIMPILGIAAMRLALRGGAENLKKYENAQSAVSSSIIEFIQAMPILRTFDGGSGSFGRFDNALKEFDANLRSWIRDSSAPTRIGITLLSPVPTLFALSAVGSYLVLDGSLDIGRLAGVLMLGCAVVDSLLPLMLVSKFAQISKLAASEILEIMSIAALPVCASPGVPVSNDIEFRNVNFKYKGKDEFTLKNVNFKANAGSVTALVGASGAGKSTVAMLSARFYDVSEGEILIGGVNIKEIAPSNLANLVSFVFQDTFLFNESIYENIAKAKPGALKDEVIAAAKAANIHEFIQSLPQGYDTPAGEKGAKLSGGQKQRITIARAILKDAPIIILDEATAFIDPQSEEQIIKAVSNLIKNKTLIVVAHRLSTIKNADQILVFDGGEIVQSGTHDELIKGGAYKKLWDDDESAQIWRYGGNNEA encoded by the coding sequence ATGAGAAACGATAAACCCAATCTGCTTAAAGAAGTTATCGCTCCCGTAGCAAAAAGCGTCAAGGCTGCGACTTTTTTGGGAGCGGCTTCGGCTTTGTTTTACGCTTCGGCTTTGACGGCATTTGCTTTTTCGCTTTCAAATTTACAAAATAGCAAGATAAATTTTACGCTTTTAGGCGCGGCGCTCGCGCTTATTTTGTGCGAATTTTTCGCGCGCAAGGCCGCTTTTGGTATCTCGCATAAAGCCGCGTTTGATTTGGAGCGAATCTTACACCTAAATTTGTCTCGCCATTTAGCCGCCGTGCCTTACGGTGAAGCGCTAAATTTGGGTGCGGGCAAGATAAAAAAGATAATGTTTGACGACGTAAAAAATTTGCACGCTTTTACGGCCGATATGACGCCGATGATCGGCAGGAGCGCCGCTTCTGCGCTTGCTTGCACGGTTTGCGTTTTGATCCTTGAGCCCAGACTTTTGCCCGTAGTTTTGATTATGCCGATTTTAGGTATCGCCGCGATGAGGCTAGCTTTAAGAGGCGGAGCAGAAAATTTAAAAAAATACGAAAACGCCCAAAGCGCTGTGAGTTCAAGCATTATAGAATTTATCCAAGCGATGCCGATACTACGTACTTTTGACGGAGGTAGCGGGAGTTTTGGCAGATTTGATAACGCGCTAAAAGAATTTGACGCAAATTTACGCTCGTGGATAAGGGACTCTTCGGCGCCGACGCGTATAGGAATTACGCTTTTATCGCCCGTACCTACGCTATTTGCTTTAAGCGCCGTAGGGTCGTATTTGGTTTTAGACGGCTCGCTTGATATCGGCCGTTTAGCGGGCGTGCTGATGCTTGGTTGCGCCGTAGTAGATTCTTTACTGCCTTTGATGCTGGTTAGTAAATTCGCTCAGATTTCCAAGCTCGCTGCAAGCGAAATTTTAGAGATCATGAGTATTGCCGCACTTCCGGTTTGCGCTTCGCCCGGAGTTCCCGTTTCAAACGATATCGAGTTTAGAAACGTAAATTTTAAGTATAAAGGTAAAGATGAATTTACTCTAAAAAATGTAAATTTTAAAGCAAATGCAGGCAGCGTGACGGCATTAGTAGGCGCAAGCGGAGCGGGCAAAAGCACGGTCGCTATGCTGTCGGCTCGTTTTTACGACGTTAGCGAGGGGGAAATTTTGATCGGTGGGGTAAATATAAAAGAGATCGCGCCGTCAAATTTGGCAAATTTGGTATCTTTCGTTTTTCAAGATACGTTTTTGTTTAACGAAAGCATCTACGAAAATATCGCAAAAGCAAAGCCCGGCGCGCTCAAAGACGAAGTTATCGCAGCGGCAAAAGCGGCTAATATTCACGAATTTATACAAAGTTTGCCGCAAGGATACGATACGCCGGCCGGCGAAAAAGGAGCGAAATTAAGCGGTGGGCAAAAACAGCGCATCACGATAGCGCGAGCTATTTTAAAAGACGCGCCCATAATAATCCTCGACGAAGCGACGGCGTTTATCGATCCTCAGAGCGAGGAGCAGATCATAAAAGCCGTTTCGAATTTGATAAAAAACAAAACCCTCATAGTCGTCGCCCACCGCTTGTCTACCATAAAAAATGCCGATCAAATTTTAGTTTTTGACGGCGGCGAAATAGTCCAAAGCGGTACGCACGACGAACTTATAAAAGGCGGAGCGTATAAAAAGTTATGGGACGACGACGAAAGCGCGCAAATTTGGCGATACGGAGGAAATAATGAAGCCTAA
- a CDS encoding TonB-dependent receptor, producing the protein MKSIPRFTVLLSVTAACALNAASNVSLKEVTVSANKMEENIKDVAQSISVMDENEIEQKHIKSVKDAIRQIPNMHESLYVNKTRVNFRGVNQSEFTNSNPVTVYIDGIPTSSTYGRYDAFLTNVERIEILRGPQAALYGKDSIGGVINVISKQPQNKWSGGIGAEYGSYNYISSNFDANGALIDDKLFLSLSGAAKSDDGWIKNEFNGDDKASKSVGHRFSAALTAKPTDRLTARLTLAHDKDGSDFFRGGSGAGASDSEIFYGMSRQKAKHANSDLPTTNKQKSFSQALAFDYEFNAAKFSSITTHKKSTSDSLWDSDFANLSQYIEAVQFQNLKIDTLTQEFKISNSDAGKFKWIGGVYFEREKTRYSHLGGEQYLTPMIKLKKDTPSNMKATTAAAFGQVNYEFIQDLTLSLGGRYQKIDKKIDEKTTYSHQLPMFGLVDYEFRDSASWTKFLPKIGLIYRLNDDLSVFANYSQGYLAGGYNYFAGFGGRDENKFGPQTSDNYELGLRGNAFEDRLKFAATLFHMDIKDIHMYKIINSTQYVTANGGKAKSDGIELEATYQASSELEISGALGINKTKYKQNSQYPNAVGKKIENTPAFNANLGVSYVHPSGVYARADLLAAGATYFDAQNLLKQGSWVTLDLRLGYRFKDFDIYAFATNVTDKTYVTAYMGGNGYGLVQLNDPRRFGLGVRYSF; encoded by the coding sequence ATGAAAAGTATCCCTAGATTTACGGTATTGTTGTCGGTTACGGCAGCTTGCGCGCTAAATGCGGCTTCTAACGTTAGCTTAAAAGAAGTAACGGTTTCGGCAAATAAAATGGAAGAAAACATCAAAGACGTGGCTCAAAGCATCAGCGTCATGGATGAAAACGAGATCGAACAAAAACATATCAAGTCCGTAAAAGACGCCATCAGGCAGATCCCTAATATGCACGAATCGCTTTACGTAAATAAAACTCGCGTAAATTTTCGCGGCGTAAATCAGTCGGAATTTACCAACTCAAACCCCGTTACCGTCTATATCGACGGGATACCGACTAGTAGCACCTACGGCAGATACGACGCGTTTTTAACCAACGTCGAGCGGATAGAAATTTTGCGCGGACCACAGGCGGCGCTATACGGCAAAGATAGCATCGGCGGCGTCATAAACGTGATCTCAAAGCAGCCGCAAAATAAATGGAGCGGCGGTATAGGCGCAGAATACGGCAGCTATAACTACATCTCGTCAAATTTCGACGCAAACGGCGCGCTCATAGACGATAAGCTATTTTTAAGCCTGAGCGGTGCGGCAAAAAGCGACGACGGCTGGATCAAAAACGAATTTAACGGCGACGATAAGGCCTCTAAAAGCGTAGGGCATAGATTTAGCGCAGCTCTAACCGCAAAGCCTACCGATAGGCTAACGGCAAGGCTAACGCTAGCGCACGATAAAGATGGTAGCGACTTTTTTAGGGGAGGCTCGGGCGCCGGAGCTAGCGATTCGGAAATATTTTACGGTATGAGCAGACAAAAAGCAAAACACGCAAACTCCGACCTACCGACGACGAATAAACAAAAGTCCTTTTCGCAGGCTTTAGCGTTTGACTACGAATTTAACGCGGCGAAATTTAGCTCTATTACTACGCATAAAAAATCAACCAGCGATAGCCTTTGGGACTCTGATTTTGCAAATTTATCCCAATATATCGAGGCCGTGCAGTTTCAAAATCTAAAAATAGACACGCTAACTCAGGAATTTAAAATTTCAAACTCGGACGCGGGCAAATTTAAATGGATCGGCGGAGTATATTTCGAACGCGAAAAGACCAGATACTCGCACCTTGGCGGGGAGCAGTATTTAACGCCGATGATAAAGCTAAAAAAAGATACGCCCTCAAACATGAAAGCCACTACGGCAGCGGCGTTTGGGCAGGTTAATTACGAATTTATTCAAGACCTTACGCTTAGCCTTGGCGGTAGATATCAAAAAATCGATAAAAAAATCGACGAAAAGACTACTTATTCGCATCAGCTACCGATGTTTGGGCTGGTTGATTACGAGTTTAGAGATAGCGCGAGCTGGACTAAATTTTTACCTAAAATAGGGCTTATTTACCGCTTAAACGACGATTTGAGCGTTTTTGCAAACTACTCGCAAGGATATTTGGCGGGCGGATATAACTACTTCGCCGGCTTTGGAGGGAGAGACGAAAACAAATTCGGCCCTCAAACGAGCGATAACTATGAGCTTGGACTTCGCGGAAACGCATTTGAGGATAGGCTAAAATTTGCCGCTACGCTTTTTCATATGGACATAAAAGACATCCATATGTATAAGATAATAAACTCCACGCAATACGTCACGGCAAACGGCGGTAAGGCAAAATCTGACGGCATCGAGCTTGAAGCGACCTATCAGGCTAGTAGCGAGCTTGAGATAAGCGGCGCTCTTGGCATAAATAAAACCAAATACAAGCAAAATTCGCAGTATCCTAACGCCGTAGGCAAAAAGATAGAAAATACCCCAGCGTTTAACGCAAATTTGGGCGTTTCATACGTTCATCCCAGCGGAGTTTACGCCCGCGCGGATCTGTTAGCTGCCGGCGCTACGTATTTTGACGCGCAAAATTTACTAAAACAAGGCTCGTGGGTCACGCTTGATCTTAGGCTCGGGTATCGTTTTAAAGACTTCGATATTTATGCCTTTGCTACCAACGTCACGGATAAAACCTACGTGACGGCGTATATGGGCGGCAACGGTTACGGGCTGGTGCAGCTAAACGATCCGAGGAGATTCGGGCTTGGCGTAAGGTATAGTTTTTAA
- a CDS encoding AraC family transcriptional regulator — translation MSKIVEMNKFIAKWQEELNLKSYKFAGEFDFECSDFRANVEQFNLPSGFSYCGSGIEFRDDTAMHTFHEEDYCFLWFNTGDNLIELKDLRTGKCVNFAPNTVLIGKTIKNFEGALKYQGGKKYSNQCIPVSKTAALGLDIFSGLEDDKFSSRSVTINLRQRLVLRELAASRLYCGRLREIFVESKILDLVCKSSPSKPDKSEFDEANLCEHDIKSIYKARERLLCDLRNPPTIKELSRACAINEFKLKKGFKEIFGTTIYAALQNERLKIAKELLLSGDINVSEAANIVGYKSLGHFGQAFKSYYGALPTQIKKR, via the coding sequence ATGTCAAAGATCGTCGAGATGAACAAATTTATCGCCAAATGGCAAGAGGAGCTAAATCTAAAAAGCTACAAATTTGCGGGCGAATTCGACTTTGAGTGTAGCGATTTTAGGGCTAACGTCGAGCAGTTTAATTTACCATCCGGATTTAGCTATTGCGGTTCAGGTATCGAATTTAGAGACGATACGGCGATGCATACCTTTCACGAGGAGGATTATTGTTTTTTGTGGTTTAATACGGGAGATAACCTAATCGAGCTAAAAGACCTGCGAACGGGCAAATGCGTAAATTTTGCTCCAAACACCGTCCTAATCGGTAAAACTATTAAAAATTTCGAAGGCGCTTTAAAATATCAAGGCGGTAAAAAATACTCAAACCAGTGCATCCCCGTAAGCAAAACGGCCGCCTTGGGACTGGATATATTTAGCGGACTTGAGGATGATAAATTTAGCTCCAGAAGCGTAACAATAAATTTGCGCCAAAGGCTTGTGCTGCGCGAACTGGCTGCTTCGCGCTTGTATTGCGGGCGATTAAGGGAGATATTCGTAGAATCTAAAATTTTGGATTTAGTTTGCAAAAGCTCGCCGTCCAAGCCAGATAAAAGCGAATTTGACGAGGCAAATTTGTGCGAACACGACATAAAATCCATATATAAGGCAAGAGAGCGGCTGCTTTGCGATCTGCGAAATCCACCCACCATCAAAGAGCTCTCCCGCGCTTGCGCTATAAATGAATTTAAGCTCAAAAAAGGGTTTAAAGAAATTTTCGGCACTACTATCTACGCAGCGCTGCAAAACGAAAGGCTTAAAATCGCCAAAGAACTACTTTTAAGCGGAGATATCAACGTGTCCGAAGCGGCAAATATCGTCGGATATAAAAGCCTCGGGCACTTCGGACAGGCTTTTAAGAGCTATTACGGGGCGTTACCTACGCAGATCAAAAAGCGATAA
- a CDS encoding Cj0814 family flagellar-dependent secreted protein codes for MINALNNYSAFSRQSFSLNVNVKHGSKTEILKQNEISQPDTVEHKFNEVLGYKVDEDGYFTSEFNEAAGIPKYYKIHSDTLKSLVNVNDKAIVFNKMFSKIDIAKTVGNAYKILSQVAGDELLNSKESFTKEDLAKFPQGYEYEKSSLKVTKVNKNIYDYASARSAFNDKSGKTNMETLFFNSSYHALTTTPQYKPSTNIFDNNNGGKESENVSVFVNPHGERYTNPDGSITKGGLIAAVINSNLDVREGETTVWGKMQGYDKSISGKEYRQKLDAFIDSRNIYGIKGSELDGLSKDYREYVLTFQKMQESLLPGSTALSGNSNITSDGKESKSLFEIMQEDMKEAQKRLEKLIEQEKRTQKMLGKNRKYDKELEQNARKNLEELEAMMKFNAKGVDIKA; via the coding sequence ATGATAAACGCTCTTAACAACTATTCCGCTTTTTCTAGACAAAGTTTTTCCCTAAACGTAAATGTTAAGCATGGCTCAAAAACTGAGATTTTGAAACAAAATGAAATCTCGCAGCCGGATACGGTCGAGCACAAATTTAACGAAGTTTTAGGCTATAAAGTCGATGAGGACGGATATTTTACGTCCGAATTTAACGAAGCCGCAGGTATCCCAAAGTACTACAAAATCCACTCAGATACCTTAAAATCGCTTGTGAACGTAAATGATAAGGCTATTGTATTTAATAAAATGTTTTCAAAAATCGACATAGCAAAAACCGTTGGTAATGCATATAAAATTCTCTCCCAAGTAGCGGGCGACGAGCTACTAAACTCAAAAGAGAGCTTTACTAAAGAAGACCTCGCTAAATTTCCTCAAGGATACGAGTACGAGAAATCAAGTCTAAAAGTAACTAAAGTAAATAAAAACATCTACGACTATGCGTCGGCACGTAGCGCCTTTAACGATAAGTCTGGAAAAACCAATATGGAAACGCTATTTTTTAATAGCTCATATCATGCGTTAACAACAACGCCGCAATATAAGCCGTCAACCAATATCTTTGATAATAATAACGGCGGCAAAGAGAGCGAAAACGTGAGCGTGTTTGTAAATCCTCACGGCGAAAGATACACCAACCCTGACGGTAGTATAACCAAAGGAGGCTTGATAGCAGCCGTAATAAACTCAAATTTAGACGTACGAGAGGGCGAAACTACGGTTTGGGGCAAAATGCAAGGTTATGACAAAAGCATAAGCGGCAAAGAATACAGACAAAAGCTGGACGCCTTTATTGATTCGCGCAACATCTACGGCATCAAAGGAAGCGAGCTTGACGGGCTTAGCAAGGATTACCGAGAATATGTACTAACGTTTCAAAAAATGCAAGAGTCGCTTTTACCCGGTAGCACTGCCTTGAGCGGCAACTCTAACATAACTTCCGACGGCAAAGAATCAAAAAGCCTCTTTGAAATAATGCAAGAGGATATGAAAGAGGCTCAAAAACGCCTAGAAAAGCTAATCGAGCAAGAAAAGCGAACGCAAAAGATGCTGGGTAAAAATAGAAAATACGACAAAGAGCTAGAGCAAAATGCTAGAAAAAATTTAGAAGAACTTGAGGCGATGATGAAATTTAACGCTAAGGGTGTGGATATAAAGGCTTAA
- a CDS encoding cell surface protein — MISGSNLNISTANFKSNLTPADKTAKTNLANEQMQASKSKEEIQKELQEYRSKTIIEIVKDAIEIDKSDENWITKTIDKIDGILSKKYTAEELRGIGQKEPESKEDIIDANLQTYMWMLMSNSRDSKPTIWGKILGFGTKQEQEELNAFRDSLPEGAAMSDFGDSLMHRADISIEDFKKLYAEDVEKTMKARKEMNEQMRKELEEYNANLAKQNREAKFKPIQATSKSKTYENKDIRREFFENFLKAEREKGTDITEILNQLAKLGKFDVKA; from the coding sequence ATGATAAGCGGCTCAAATTTAAATATTTCTACGGCAAATTTCAAGTCAAATTTAACTCCTGCAGATAAAACCGCTAAAACGAATTTGGCGAACGAGCAAATGCAAGCTTCAAAAAGCAAAGAAGAAATCCAAAAAGAACTGCAAGAATACAGAAGTAAAACTATCATAGAAATCGTAAAAGATGCTATCGAGATAGACAAAAGCGACGAAAACTGGATAACAAAGACGATTGATAAGATAGACGGCATATTATCCAAAAAATATACGGCCGAAGAGCTGCGCGGTATAGGACAAAAAGAGCCTGAGAGCAAAGAAGACATCATCGACGCCAATCTGCAAACCTATATGTGGATGCTGATGAGTAACTCCAGAGACAGCAAACCGACGATTTGGGGTAAAATTTTAGGATTTGGAACCAAGCAGGAGCAAGAGGAACTAAACGCATTTAGAGACTCTTTGCCAGAAGGAGCCGCCATGAGCGACTTTGGAGATAGTTTAATGCATAGAGCCGACATTAGTATAGAAGATTTTAAAAAACTCTATGCGGAAGATGTCGAAAAGACTATGAAAGCTCGCAAAGAGATGAACGAGCAAATGCGCAAAGAACTCGAAGAATATAACGCAAATTTAGCCAAGCAAAATAGAGAAGCCAAATTTAAACCCATCCAAGCCACTAGTAAAAGCAAAACCTACGAGAATAAGGATATCAGGCGAGAATTCTTTGAAAATTTCCTAAAAGCCGAGCGAGAAAAGGGGACGGATATAACGGAGATTTTAAATCAACTAGCAAAACTAGGCAAATTTGACGTAAAAGCATAA